In the genome of Candoia aspera isolate rCanAsp1 chromosome 1, rCanAsp1.hap2, whole genome shotgun sequence, one region contains:
- the SRSF1 gene encoding serine/arginine-rich splicing factor 1 isoform X2 encodes MSGGGVIRGPAGNNDCRIYVGNLPPDIRTKDIEDVFYKYGAIRDIDLKNRRGGPPFAFVEFEDPRDAEDAVYGRDGYDYDGYRLRVEFPRSGRGTGRGGGGGGGGGAPRGRYGPPSRRSEYRVIVSGLPPSGSWQDLKDHMREAGDVCYADVFRDGTGVVEFVRKEDMTYAVRKLDNTKFRSHELCLFDREKLPTSVLKLMAREVRATEDLVLAAVVVAEAVAEATAEVAVTPQDEAEDLHATLPVTADHALVHK; translated from the exons ATGTCTGGTGGCGGCGTGATCCGCGGCCCGGCCGGGAACAACGACTGCCGCATCTACGTGGGCAACCTGCCGCCGGACATCCGCACCAAGGACATCGAGGACGTGTTTTACAAGTACGGGGCCATTCGGGACATCGATCTCAAGAACCGCCGCGGGGGGCCGCCGTTCGCCTTCGTCGAGTTCGAGGACCCCAG GGATGCAGAAGATGCCGTGTATGGACGGGATGGATACGATTATGATGGGTACCGTCTGCGGGTAGAGTTCCCTCGAAGTGGTCGGGGCACTGGcagaggaggaggcggcggcggaggTGGTGGGGCCCCAAGGGGCAGATATGGACCCCCATCAAGGCGCTCTGAGTATAGAGTGATAGTATCAG GACTGCCTCCCAGTGGAAGCTGGCAGGATTTAAAGGATCACATGCGTGAAGCAGGTGATGTATGTTATGCTGATGTTTTCCGAGATGGAACTGGTGTCGTGGAGTTTGTTCGGAAAGAAGATATGACCTACGCGGTGCGAAAACTGGATAACACTAAGTTTAGATCTCATGAG TTGTGTCTGTTTGATAGGGAGAAACTGCCTACATCCGTGTTAAAGTTGATGGCCCGCGAAGTCCGAGCTACGGAAGATCTCGTTCTCGCAGCCGTAGTCGTAGCCGAAGCCGTAGCCGAAGCAACAGCAGAAGTCGCAGTTACTCCCCAAGACGAAGCAGAGGATCTCCACGCTACTCTCCCCGTCACAGCAGATCACGCTCTCGTACATAAATGA
- the SRSF1 gene encoding serine/arginine-rich splicing factor 1 isoform X1, protein MSGGGVIRGPAGNNDCRIYVGNLPPDIRTKDIEDVFYKYGAIRDIDLKNRRGGPPFAFVEFEDPRDAEDAVYGRDGYDYDGYRLRVEFPRSGRGTGRGGGGGGGGGAPRGRYGPPSRRSEYRVIVSGLPPSGSWQDLKDHMREAGDVCYADVFRDGTGVVEFVRKEDMTYAVRKLDNTKFRSHEGETAYIRVKVDGPRSPSYGRSRSRSRSRSRSRSRSNSRSRSYSPRRSRGSPRYSPRHSRSRSRT, encoded by the exons ATGTCTGGTGGCGGCGTGATCCGCGGCCCGGCCGGGAACAACGACTGCCGCATCTACGTGGGCAACCTGCCGCCGGACATCCGCACCAAGGACATCGAGGACGTGTTTTACAAGTACGGGGCCATTCGGGACATCGATCTCAAGAACCGCCGCGGGGGGCCGCCGTTCGCCTTCGTCGAGTTCGAGGACCCCAG GGATGCAGAAGATGCCGTGTATGGACGGGATGGATACGATTATGATGGGTACCGTCTGCGGGTAGAGTTCCCTCGAAGTGGTCGGGGCACTGGcagaggaggaggcggcggcggaggTGGTGGGGCCCCAAGGGGCAGATATGGACCCCCATCAAGGCGCTCTGAGTATAGAGTGATAGTATCAG GACTGCCTCCCAGTGGAAGCTGGCAGGATTTAAAGGATCACATGCGTGAAGCAGGTGATGTATGTTATGCTGATGTTTTCCGAGATGGAACTGGTGTCGTGGAGTTTGTTCGGAAAGAAGATATGACCTACGCGGTGCGAAAACTGGATAACACTAAGTTTAGATCTCATGAG GGAGAAACTGCCTACATCCGTGTTAAAGTTGATGGCCCGCGAAGTCCGAGCTACGGAAGATCTCGTTCTCGCAGCCGTAGTCGTAGCCGAAGCCGTAGCCGAAGCAACAGCAGAAGTCGCAGTTACTCCCCAAGACGAAGCAGAGGATCTCCACGCTACTCTCCCCGTCACAGCAGATCACGCTCTCGTACATAA